A region of Triplophysa dalaica isolate WHDGS20190420 chromosome 20, ASM1584641v1, whole genome shotgun sequence DNA encodes the following proteins:
- the hoxc12a gene encoding homeobox protein Hox-C12a, whose translation MGEHNLLNPGFVGPLVNIHTGDRFYFPNFRASGGQLAGIPSLSYPRRDNVCSLPWNPSESCNGYPQSYFSSPVSINPSFNRSCEITRLDEGKCYYGSSSNTRESCSESNSLKREERTRDTSVSSDHGMHNGMGNGGTFSKYDYGTEHLTQDPPSCQSLESDSSSSVLNEGGKTTTSDPQTLISQGSHASNIASGGGAPWYPMHTRTRKKRKPYSKLQLAELEGEFMLNEFITRQRRRELSDRLSLSDQQVKIWFQNRRMKKKRLLLREQALSFF comes from the exons ATGGGCGAGCATAATCTTCTTAATCCTGGGTTTGTGGGACCTTTGGTAAACATCCACACTGGAGATAGGTTTTACTTCCCGAATTTTAGAGCCTCAGGGGGACAGCTGGCGGGGATACCGTCTCTCTCTTACCCTAGAAGGGACAATGTTTGCTCTCTCCCGTGGAATCCATCGGAGTCGTGCAATGGATATCCTCAGTCTTACTTTAGCAGTCCCGTATCCATTAACCCCTCTTTTAATCGATCTTGTGAAATAACCCGACTGGATGAAGGCAAATGTTATTATGGCAGTTCGAGCAACACCAGAGAGTCTTGTTCAGAAAGCAACAGCCTCAAACGAGAGGAGCGAACAAGAGATACATCAGTATCGTCTGATCACGGGATGCACAATGGGATGGGCAACGGTGGCACCTTCTCAAAGTATGATTATGGCACCGAGCATCTGACCCAAGACCCGCCGTCCTGTCAGTCCTTGGAGTCCGATTCCAGTTCTTCGGTGCTCAACGAAGGAGGAAAGACTACAACGAGCGACCCACAAACGCTGATATCGCAGGGAAGCCACGCAAGCAATATCGCCAGTGGAGGAG GTGCCCCGTGGTACCCGATGCACACCCGGACCCGCAAGAAACGAAAGCCCTATTCCAAATTGCAACTGGCCGAACTTGAGGGGGAATTCATGCTGAACGAGTTCATCACCCGGCAGCGACGTAGGGAGCTGTCTGACAGGCTCAGTCTAAGCGACCAACAGGTTAAAATTTGGTTCCAAAATCGTCGGATGAAGAAAAAGAGACTGTTGCTGAGAGAGCAGGCTTTGTCCTTCTTTTAG